The Litorilinea aerophila genome includes the window GGGCCGCGCCGACGGAGTCTCTAGCTGGTAGCCCAACAGGGTGAAGACATCGCTGAAGTTGGCGTTCACCGGCTGGAAACCCGGCCCGGCGGGTGGCCGGAAGCCCTCGCCCAGGGGGTAGATGGTGGCCTCGTCCGACCGGCGCCACTTGACCTGCACCCGCCGCCCTGGCTGCAGGCCCAGCGCGGTGGGTGAAAGGTCCGAGGCTGCTTCGCCGGTGAGCACCACCCGATCCACAGGCGTCTCCGGCGGGTAGCTCACCTGGTAGAGGTAGATGGAGTAGCCGGCCCGGGCCACCGGCGTCAGCTTTCGGAAGTAGGCGTAGAGGTCCACTGTACCCGGCAGGGTCAGGCCCAGGCGCAGGCTGGTGGCGCTGATGGCATACCAGCCCGGCGCGGGGGTGTATGGATTGTAGGCCTTGAGTTCCTCGCCCTGGACAAAGCGCAGGTAGCCCGGCAGGGGCCGGTACTGCACACCGTAGGCTTCGGGCACTGCCTTGCCGAAGTAGGCTAAGTTGACCGTCTCAATGCCCAGCTCGTCCATCACCTGGCGCAGGGCCGGCAGATCCTGCCCCCAGTCCAGGTTGGAGTCCACCAGGATGCGGCTCCAGTTTTGCCAGCCGCCGGCCAGCTCATTGAAGTAGGCTTCCTGGTGGGGGTAGATGCGCGCCTGTCCCAGCACCACCCAGAGAAGCATCAGGCCGCCCAGGTAGGGCATCCAGGGGCGCAGCCGCGGGTGGAGCCGGGGCAACTGGACGCTGTAGCCGGCCAGGAGCATCAGGTAGGGGATGGCCGGCAGGATGTGGCGGTAGCCGATGGTCAGCACTCCGGTCATGCCCAGGGCCATGAACGCGCCCGGCAGCAGCCAGAGGATCCCCTGCCGGCGCCAGCGGGGTCGCCTGGCCAGGCAGTAGATCCCGACGGCCGCGGTCAGCAGCAGGGGCAGGGGCGTTTTCACGGCCAGGGCCACCGGGAAATAGGCCACCCAGCCCTGGGTGGAAGTCTGGCCCAGGAGAAAGCGATAGTGGATCTCGCCGGGGTCGACGATGCCCCGATAGGTATCCCAGAGCTGCTGCCAGTAGAAGGCCGCCGGCACCGGGATGGAGCCGGTCAACCCGGGGATGGGGCCGAAGTCAAAGCGGTAGAGGGCCCACAGCACCCCCCACGCCACCAGGCCCATGGCAGCCAGGGACCCCAGCCGGGAAGCGGGCGCATCCTGCCGGTCACGGGGCGGGTAGAGCAGGATCGCCACCAGGGCCACCGGCCAGAAGAGCAGGCTGTTGTACTTGGCGCCCATGGCCAGCCCGGCCCAGAGGCCGGTGGCCAGCAGATCCCGGCGGCGTCGCCGTTCCAGCCAGGCCCACAGCCGCCAGCCGGCCAGGAACAGGAATACGGTGATCCCCAGGTCGGTGGTCACCAGCCGGCTGTTGGCCACCAGGTTGGGGTCGAAAGTGGCCAATGCCAGTGCCAGCCAGCCACCCCATTCGCCGGTCAGCTCCCGGGCCCACAGGAAGAGGGCCACCACCAGCAGGAGCCCCACCGCCACCACGGGCACGCGCGCCGCCACCAGCAGGCCCTGGGGATCGGCGTTGACCTCCCACAGGAAGCGGTCCGAGAAGATGAAAAAGTCCCCCGCCTGCCACGAAGGATCTTCCAGGGGCAGCACCACATCTCTCCGGGGCAGCAAGGCCAGCCCGGCCAGGGCGCCCATCAGGAGAGGATGGTCTGTGGCCAGGCGGAAATCCCCGGTGCGCAAATATGCGTATCCGGTGGAGAGATGGTATTGTTCATCGAATGCAGCCGACTTCTGGGGCGAGGCCAGCAGCGCCTGCCCGGCAAAGAGCAGGAGCGCCAGGCCCAAGAGGGCCAGCTCCCACCCGCGGAGTCGGCCTGGGCCGCCATGGGGTGCATCCGGGTTGTGCATGGATCTCCCTGCTCTGTGCGCTGTCTGTGTCTTCATCCTGGTACAGTCTGGCGTAAATACCACGGCAGAAATTCGGCGGCATTCCCTCTGGTGGAAACCATCGGCGAATTTCTGCCGGGATTTACTGGGCGTCCGCAGGACATCGCGCAAGAAGCGGACGCGCGCCCGGCATGGCCCCCCGACCTGGGCTATGATGGACCCAGGCGGAGCGGGATGCCTCCAAACCCATCTATTTTGGCACGAATGGGGAACAAAACCCAAACCAGTGCGTAATGATTATGATTGTTACATCCAACCGTGGGGGGAATCGCTAGCCATGCGCATTGCACTCTTTTCCGATGTCTATAAGCCGGTGACCAATGGCGTGGTGCACCATGTGGCCATGCTCAAACATTACCTGGAAACCTGGGGCGAGCAGGTCTGGCTCTTCGTGCCGGGCAGCAGCCAGCAGCCCGACGACGAGCCCAACGTGATCCGCATCCCCGGCATCCCCATTGCGGACACGGGCTATCACCTGAGCATCGCCGTGGATCACCGCAGCCGGGAACTGTTGCAGCAGATGGACGTGATCCATGTCCATCATCCCTTCGTGAGCGGCAGTTTTGGCCTTTTCTTTTCCAACCGCTACAACATTCCTCTGGTCTTCACCAACCACACCCGCTACGATCTGTACGTGAAGCAATACCTTCCCCTGTTGCCCTCAGCCCTGTCGGAGACGGCCCTCCAGGCCTATTTTCAGATCTTCAGCCAGCGCTGCGCGGCCCTGATTGCACCCAGCGAAAGCATGGCAGAGGTGATGCGGGGGTGGGGCGTGGAAGGGCGCATTGTGGTCATCCCCAATGGCATCGACCTGGACCGCTTCGAGAACCCCACCTGCCAGGTGAACCGCAGCCAGCTGGGCATCCCCGAGGACGCGGTGGTGGCCATCTACGTGGGCCGGATGAGTGGCGAGAAAAGCGTGGATCGCCTTCTGCGCCTCTACCGCTACCTGGTTCAGGAAGAACAGGAGAGCCACCTGTTGCTGGTGGGCAGTGGTCCAGAGCTGGACGACTACCGGGCCCTGGCCCAGAAGCTGGGCATCACCGACCGGGTTACCTTTACCGGGGCCGTGCCCTACGACGAGATCCCGTGCTACCTGAAGCTGAGTGATTTCTTCGTCTCGGCCAGTGTCACCGAGGTGCACCCCCTGTCGTTCATCGAGGCCGCGGCCTGCCGCCTGCCGGCCCTGGGGATCCGCTCGCCGGGCGTCAACGACCTGATCCGCAACGGTGAGACAGGCTTCATCGCCGAGGACAACGACTTGAGCTTTGGCCTGCGCTTCTTGACCCTGGTGCGGGATGGAGATCTGCGCCGGCGCATGGGGGAGGCCGCCTATGCCTTCAGCCGGGGACTCTCTGCCCACAACAACGCCCGCCGTGTATTACAGCTTTATCAGGAGCTCCAATAGTACATTCGTATACTGATTGGCGGCGAATAAGGGTTTACAATGCTTTACAATAATGTTCTGTCAAGTTTTGACGTGGCTTGTTTGAGCTAGATAGGAGCAGGAGAAGTTTGTCTATGCGACTTGGCCCTGTGTTTCGGGTGATCGGGGCCCTGATCTATGGGTTCATCGGCTATTATCTGGGGATCGCCCTGGCAGGGACCACCCAACTCACCACCCAGTCGGCGCCCATCATCTGGGGGGCGATGCTGGCGGGGGCCGTCTTGGGTTACTTACTGTCCCCCTGGATCGTGATCGCACCAGCCCGGGCGGCGCGCAATAGCCTGCGCAGTGTGCCGCTGGTGGACCTGGTGGCCGGCACCATCGGCCTGGCCGTCGGCCTCTTCATCGCCGCGCTGCTGGCCTATCCCCTCTCCCGGCTGCCACCGCCCTTTGGCCCCATCATGCCCCTGATCGCGGTGGTCATTTTCGGCTACCTGGGGGCAGCGGTCATGGTGTTGCGCAAGGACGACCTGATGGCCCTCTTCCGGGGGACTCGGGGACTCCCCCTGGTGGATAGTCAGGAGGCCGCGCCCCTCCTCTTGTTGGACACCAGCGTGATCATCGATGGCCGCATCGCCGACGTGGCCAAAACCGGCTTCATCCTGGGCAAGATGGCGGTGCCCCGCTTCGTGTTGAACGAGCTGCAATACATCGCCGATTCGTCGGACGCACTGCGGCGCAACCGGGGACGTCGGGGCCTGGAGATGTTGGACCGGCTGCAGCAGAACCCGGATGTGGCGATTGAGTTCATCGACATCGACCCACCGGATGCCCAACAGGTGGACGACAAGCTGATCAGCCTGGCCATGGAGCTCAACGCCGCCATCATCACCAACGACTATAACCTGAACCGGGTGGCCCGGCTCCAGGGCGTTAAGATCCTCAACATCAACGAGCTGGCCAACGCGGTCAAATCGGTCTTCTTGCCGGGTGAAGAGATGCCCATCAAGATCATCCAGACCGGCAAGGAGATCGGCCAGGGCGTGGGTTACCTGGAGGATGGCACCATGGTGGTGGTGGAAAACGGCCGCCAATACCTGAACCAGGAGATCCTGGTCCAGGTCACCAAGGTCCTCCAGACCAACGCCGGCCGCCTGGTCTTTGCCGTGCCCGAAGAGTCCTGAGTCCATATTTCGCGAAGGTTGCCCATACGCGGAGCGCGCATCCTCCGATGCCGACCCGGACAGGACGGCGCCGCACCGGAGGATGCGCGCTCCGCGTCGTGGTGGTAATCCTTTCGAGGAGTGCGCATCCTCAGATGCGCACTCGCCCCATGTGGCGTTGTGCCGTCCGGGTCGCTGCGCAGCCGTTGCCGTCCCTGCACCTGTCCGGATTGGGTGCAACCCGTGCGTAGGGCGGGGCTCTGGCCCGCCGTGGGTGGCTGGTTCGACCGCGACAGCGGGCGGGCACGGAGGCCCGCCCCGACGGGAACGGGCGCCCTTCCGGGCACCACCGTGCGGCCGGAGACCGCACCTACGAGAGGAGCCGTCATCCGCGCAGATCGGACGCCACGGATAGGTGGGGCGGCTGTGAAATCGATGGGGCGGATCTGCAAAGATAGTGATCCGTGTTATCTGTGCAATCTGTGGCTGAAAATAAAGTGCAAAGATAAAGGTGATCCTGGATGCCAACGTCTACATCAGCTTCGGTTGCTCTCCCAGCAGATGCGTCACCGTCCACCTCAGTCCTTCCTTCAGCCGCTGCGCCCCCCGACTCTCCCCGTTTTGATCTTTGCCCTCGTCGACTAATCAGATTACAATCGTCTCAACGAGATCAAACCACCACGCAAAATCGGGAAGAACTATGGGTCTACGCATTTATAACACGTTGACGCGCACCAAAGAGGAATTCGTCCCCCTGGAGCCGGGCAAGGTCAAGATGTACGTCTGTGGCCCCACGGTCTACGCCGACGCCCATGTGGGCCACGCCATGGCGGCCATTGTCTTCGACATGGTCCGCCGCTATCTGATGTACCAGGAGTATGACGTCCACTACGTCACCAACTTCACCGACGTGGACGACAAGATCATCCGTCGCGCCCAGGAGACGGGCCAGGATCCCATCGCCCTGGCCAACCACTACGCGGAAAAATACCTCCGCCACCTGGCCGACCTCAACGTGCTGCCGGCGGACGAGTATCCCCGGGTGAGCCAGGAGATCCCCCACATCATCCAATTCATCCAGGCCCTCATTGACAAAGGGTTCGCCTATGTGGTCGACGGCGACGTCTACTTCCGGGTCACCCGGGACGAAGATTACGGCAAGCTGAGCCGGCGCAGCCTGCAGGAAGCCCTCAGCGGTACCCGCATCGAGGAGGACGCCCGCAAGGAGAACGTAGCCGACTTCGCCCTCTGGAAGTCGGCCAAGCCGGGTGAACCGGCCTGGGATAGCCCCTGGGGACCCGGCCGACCCGGCTGGCACATCGAGTGCTCGGCCATGTGCCTCCACCACCTGGGCGAGACCATCGACATCCACGGCGGCGGGAATGACCTCATCTTCCCCCACCACGAGAACGAAATCGCCCAGAGCGAAAGTCTGACGGGCAAGCCCCTGGCCCGCTACTGGATGCACAACGGCATGCTCCAGCTGGCCGGCGAGAAGATGAGCAAATCCCTGGGCAACCTGGTCACCATCGACGAATTCCTGTCCCGGCGGAGCGCCGATACCCTGCGCATGTTGATCTTCTCCGGCCACTACCGCAAGCCTGTGGTCTTCAACGAGGAGACCCTGGACAGCGCCGAGCGCAGCCTGGCCCGCCTGCGGGGTGGCCTGCGGCCGGCCCGGGGAAACAAGACCACCGGCCCGGAGGCCGATGCCCTGCGGGAGGCCTGCGAGAACGCCCGGGTCCAGTTCATCGAGGCCATGGATGATGACTTCAACACCAGCAACGGGCTGGCGGCCATCTTCGAACTGGTGCGGGCCATCAACACCGCCCGGGAGGCTGGCGTCAGCGGCCCCTTCTACGACGCCGCCCAGCGCACCCTGCGGGAGCTGACCGGCGTCCTGGGCCTGACCCTGGCCGGTGGTGTGCCCGCGTCCACGACCAATGGCGTGGAGGTGCGTCCCTTCATCGAGCTGCTGGTGAGCGTCCGCAACGAGCTGCGGGCCCAGAAGCAGTGGGACCTGGCCGACAAGA containing:
- a CDS encoding glycosyltransferase family 39 protein, translating into MHNPDAPHGGPGRLRGWELALLGLALLLFAGQALLASPQKSAAFDEQYHLSTGYAYLRTGDFRLATDHPLLMGALAGLALLPRRDVVLPLEDPSWQAGDFFIFSDRFLWEVNADPQGLLVAARVPVVAVGLLLVVALFLWARELTGEWGGWLALALATFDPNLVANSRLVTTDLGITVFLFLAGWRLWAWLERRRRRDLLATGLWAGLAMGAKYNSLLFWPVALVAILLYPPRDRQDAPASRLGSLAAMGLVAWGVLWALYRFDFGPIPGLTGSIPVPAAFYWQQLWDTYRGIVDPGEIHYRFLLGQTSTQGWVAYFPVALAVKTPLPLLLTAAVGIYCLARRPRWRRQGILWLLPGAFMALGMTGVLTIGYRHILPAIPYLMLLAGYSVQLPRLHPRLRPWMPYLGGLMLLWVVLGQARIYPHQEAYFNELAGGWQNWSRILVDSNLDWGQDLPALRQVMDELGIETVNLAYFGKAVPEAYGVQYRPLPGYLRFVQGEELKAYNPYTPAPGWYAISATSLRLGLTLPGTVDLYAYFRKLTPVARAGYSIYLYQVSYPPETPVDRVVLTGEAASDLSPTALGLQPGRRVQVKWRRSDEATIYPLGEGFRPPAGPGFQPVNANFSDVFTLLGYQLETPSARPGEDVAMTLVWQVGSRPMPMPAPTRGVPLSSFVHLTGTDPAQIVAQFDGWRTALRGLEPGDIIAHRLTLHLEGDISPGSYLLRVGLYSPQSGERLRLQGDAGGGDHVLLGSLEVLP
- the cysS gene encoding cysteine--tRNA ligase, producing the protein MGLRIYNTLTRTKEEFVPLEPGKVKMYVCGPTVYADAHVGHAMAAIVFDMVRRYLMYQEYDVHYVTNFTDVDDKIIRRAQETGQDPIALANHYAEKYLRHLADLNVLPADEYPRVSQEIPHIIQFIQALIDKGFAYVVDGDVYFRVTRDEDYGKLSRRSLQEALSGTRIEEDARKENVADFALWKSAKPGEPAWDSPWGPGRPGWHIECSAMCLHHLGETIDIHGGGNDLIFPHHENEIAQSESLTGKPLARYWMHNGMLQLAGEKMSKSLGNLVTIDEFLSRRSADTLRMLIFSGHYRKPVVFNEETLDSAERSLARLRGGLRPARGNKTTGPEADALREACENARVQFIEAMDDDFNTSNGLAAIFELVRAINTAREAGVSGPFYDAAQRTLRELTGVLGLTLAGGVPASTTNGVEVRPFIELLVSVRNELRAQKQWDLADKIRDGLQELDVVLEDTPEGTTWRFRDE
- a CDS encoding PIN/TRAM domain-containing protein; this translates as MRLGPVFRVIGALIYGFIGYYLGIALAGTTQLTTQSAPIIWGAMLAGAVLGYLLSPWIVIAPARAARNSLRSVPLVDLVAGTIGLAVGLFIAALLAYPLSRLPPPFGPIMPLIAVVIFGYLGAAVMVLRKDDLMALFRGTRGLPLVDSQEAAPLLLLDTSVIIDGRIADVAKTGFILGKMAVPRFVLNELQYIADSSDALRRNRGRRGLEMLDRLQQNPDVAIEFIDIDPPDAQQVDDKLISLAMELNAAIITNDYNLNRVARLQGVKILNINELANAVKSVFLPGEEMPIKIIQTGKEIGQGVGYLEDGTMVVVENGRQYLNQEILVQVTKVLQTNAGRLVFAVPEES
- a CDS encoding glycosyltransferase, which gives rise to MRIALFSDVYKPVTNGVVHHVAMLKHYLETWGEQVWLFVPGSSQQPDDEPNVIRIPGIPIADTGYHLSIAVDHRSRELLQQMDVIHVHHPFVSGSFGLFFSNRYNIPLVFTNHTRYDLYVKQYLPLLPSALSETALQAYFQIFSQRCAALIAPSESMAEVMRGWGVEGRIVVIPNGIDLDRFENPTCQVNRSQLGIPEDAVVAIYVGRMSGEKSVDRLLRLYRYLVQEEQESHLLLVGSGPELDDYRALAQKLGITDRVTFTGAVPYDEIPCYLKLSDFFVSASVTEVHPLSFIEAAACRLPALGIRSPGVNDLIRNGETGFIAEDNDLSFGLRFLTLVRDGDLRRRMGEAAYAFSRGLSAHNNARRVLQLYQELQ